In one window of Desulfovibrio inopinatus DSM 10711 DNA:
- a CDS encoding diguanylate cyclase — translation MKIRQFCSGIFEQVGFKSKLIVCITIALVLFAVFSSATFSLVMNHFGNTLAFSELHQILRVAENRLELSVEGFRGHVLLGLRQEDFLRELYDWAMLGLQSKTSQKEAALSHFLSLTEHSGIESVAIVLDDHIQIFLSRGLFGIQTENGFWGQHFDSTSPALQDVIRYERILPPDRLVHAIQQSTPGFSLVWGESELALVYRKSLIFSVESEMKTSKHAEITFVQYLNAAWLRSMIFDHGIGMLLADSKGNKTFRTSKAFATVDLNAIALAAQDAFRNDRGVVEGHASGTYHVFSMIPLGADHDAVMLGVTIPDVFFQKLIWRSIGIVFALSMVILIVLVLIVRGLLQRMIAPITELADAATRLAGGDFESPINCTGHDEVGLLAQSFETMRHNLKSSFDEISIAQCRLSRFIEKTLEGVFRLDEQGLLVEANPAMAHMFGYDDISQFLRSPYRLFLQSFTHEQHADAFLSCLREGHAVTGFEVLLQTRNGPTLWGRISALPVKDDTNQFCGVEGHIENVTDRIAAYKALHQAKKDLEVRVAERTSQLAALVKILEHRNELVARLNTMSAQLQACANMADLCSVLQDGLAALFPENSGALYLRVEGGEQLVNIHEFGDTPSEEPLIDVKSCRALTQHDAIGLRFEKKHLCENFSRPEEIVFCIPLRGYNMTHGVFQVRSLKTALRDEHEHRSTHELAVDVADHIALAIANILLREKLLQQNVRDPLTNLYNRRYLKEVIDREGQRAKRHQRTIGVIFMDIDKFKLFNDTYGHDAGDYILKQVGGFINDNIREEDTAFRYGGEEFLILLPEIDLEDIILRAESLRRQIKNLSFQYKDTNLGPITVSVGVAVFPQHGHDLDNVVLYADDLLLKAKSSGRDRVVYPEIENE, via the coding sequence TTGAAGATACGCCAATTCTGCTCTGGTATTTTCGAACAAGTCGGGTTTAAGTCCAAGTTGATCGTTTGTATTACGATTGCACTCGTTTTGTTCGCTGTGTTCAGTAGCGCGACGTTCTCTTTGGTGATGAACCACTTTGGAAATACACTTGCCTTTTCCGAGTTGCACCAGATACTTCGCGTTGCTGAAAATCGGCTGGAACTCTCGGTCGAGGGGTTCCGCGGCCACGTCCTCTTGGGATTACGTCAGGAAGATTTTCTCCGTGAACTCTATGACTGGGCAATGCTCGGTCTCCAGTCCAAAACATCACAAAAAGAAGCCGCACTCAGTCATTTTTTGAGTCTTACCGAGCATTCCGGTATTGAATCCGTGGCTATTGTTCTCGATGATCACATCCAAATATTCCTTTCTCGTGGACTCTTCGGGATTCAGACAGAAAACGGTTTTTGGGGGCAACACTTTGATTCCACCTCCCCTGCCCTTCAAGACGTCATTCGTTACGAACGGATATTGCCTCCTGATCGACTTGTGCACGCGATTCAGCAGTCCACTCCAGGGTTTTCTCTTGTATGGGGAGAGTCTGAACTTGCATTGGTGTATCGGAAATCCCTGATTTTTTCTGTAGAGTCGGAAATGAAGACATCCAAGCATGCTGAGATTACCTTTGTGCAATATTTGAATGCAGCCTGGTTGCGATCGATGATATTCGATCATGGCATAGGCATGCTTCTTGCCGACTCGAAAGGCAATAAGACGTTCCGTACATCTAAGGCCTTTGCCACAGTCGATCTCAATGCGATAGCTCTGGCTGCGCAAGATGCGTTTCGTAATGATCGTGGAGTGGTGGAAGGTCATGCATCTGGAACATATCATGTCTTTAGCATGATTCCTCTGGGAGCTGATCATGATGCCGTTATGCTTGGTGTCACGATACCGGATGTATTCTTCCAAAAACTCATTTGGCGTTCCATTGGGATTGTTTTTGCTCTTTCCATGGTGATACTGATCGTTCTTGTGTTGATCGTCAGGGGGTTGCTTCAACGAATGATCGCCCCGATTACGGAGTTGGCAGACGCTGCGACTCGACTTGCCGGCGGTGATTTCGAGAGCCCCATAAATTGTACGGGGCATGATGAAGTGGGTTTGTTGGCACAATCCTTTGAAACCATGCGTCATAACCTGAAATCAAGTTTTGACGAAATTTCAATAGCACAATGCCGATTGAGCCGATTTATAGAAAAAACACTTGAAGGGGTATTTCGGCTGGATGAGCAAGGCCTTCTTGTCGAGGCAAACCCTGCCATGGCGCATATGTTCGGGTATGATGACATTTCGCAATTCTTGAGAAGCCCTTATCGATTATTTCTACAAAGCTTTACGCATGAACAGCATGCCGATGCCTTTTTGAGTTGCCTTCGCGAAGGACACGCCGTCACCGGATTTGAAGTGTTACTCCAAACACGTAATGGACCGACACTCTGGGGGCGCATTTCTGCCCTTCCCGTCAAGGACGATACAAATCAATTTTGTGGGGTTGAGGGGCATATTGAAAACGTGACGGATAGAATCGCTGCCTATAAGGCGCTTCACCAGGCAAAGAAGGATCTTGAGGTGCGCGTTGCCGAACGAACATCACAGCTTGCCGCTCTCGTTAAAATACTTGAGCATCGTAATGAACTGGTTGCCCGGCTCAATACGATGAGTGCTCAGCTTCAGGCCTGCGCGAACATGGCCGATCTCTGTAGCGTACTGCAAGACGGGCTTGCTGCGTTATTCCCCGAAAATTCCGGTGCCCTCTATTTACGTGTTGAGGGGGGAGAACAACTCGTCAATATTCACGAGTTTGGCGATACTCCTTCGGAGGAACCGTTGATTGACGTCAAGAGCTGTCGAGCATTGACTCAGCACGATGCAATCGGTCTTCGATTTGAAAAAAAACACCTCTGCGAAAATTTTTCTCGTCCAGAGGAAATCGTATTTTGTATCCCTCTGCGAGGCTACAATATGACGCACGGGGTTTTTCAAGTACGCAGTCTGAAAACAGCGTTGCGTGATGAACACGAACATCGGTCCACTCATGAACTTGCTGTCGACGTCGCTGACCACATTGCACTGGCGATAGCCAATATTTTGCTCCGTGAAAAACTTTTGCAGCAAAATGTGCGAGACCCCCTGACGAATTTGTACAATAGACGCTACCTCAAAGAGGTCATTGACCGGGAAGGTCAGCGCGCTAAACGACATCAGCGTACAATTGGTGTCATTTTCATGGATATCGATAAGTTCAAACTCTTTAATGATACCTACGGACATGACGCCGGGGATTACATCCTGAAGCAAGTCGGAGGGTTCATTAACGATAATATTCGAGAAGAGGACACGGCCTTCCGCTACGGGGGGGAAGAGTTTCTTATTCTACTGCCCGAAATCGATTTGGAAGATATTATTCTGCGTGCCGAGAGTTTACGCCGACAAATCAAGAATCTTTCGTTTCAATATAAGGATACAAACTTGGGTCCAATCACGGTTTCGGTTGGAGTGGCCGTGTTTCCGCAACACGGCCACGATTTGGATAATGTTGTGCTCTATGCTGATGATCTTCTTCTTAAAGCCAAATCCTCAGGCCGAGACCGTGTTGTCTATCCCGAGATTGAAAACGAGTAA
- a CDS encoding phosphoenolpyruvate carboxykinase (ATP), with protein sequence MASQSSYEYYKNAIPTMPPLRAMAETLLCDPRIRTVDAAEAYRLAQNQSDVMMTDMPIYPPAAKRLGLPEGARVPNNCHGRVVGRTAKAIRYYNRLSGAEQRKVLGDVREAVFEMRPRPLIKAEAIIGLDRDLMIKASFITTEDDAVNVFNWLVNFTPYQELAQIYESSPKLPIQDIIVVADNAWDLDDEYYHKQGQRMLALVDEQANVIFNFGMRYFGERKKGTLTLAWTSGMRLNMAACHGGIKELDFSSCSDPAAQKAGKRSIAFFGLSGTGKSSHTNASDNAGTLPEGFNKVVLHDDAFQIDCKNKVCRVWEPTLFDKTDSRSLDHPDWPYVISVMNHAILEVEGKKLPLGHDLRNPNGRALLDRDLLGTSVNRCDFPHIMVWLMKDTCLPPILKFSKRSLAVAMGASLMTKRNMAENVSEEELQQLVFVPYANPFRVYELWKDVEAFLNVFEHGATGYCFNSVGFWKSSDTELTSIPLQTSLTLQTAILLDQLEWEDWDIIQGAQLPTKESIEAILPGYYDRYNPADVQNKATYIATLNDRFKQRRTFLQNSDLHEKPTLLAKLIHTLKLKDNL encoded by the coding sequence ATGGCAAGCCAATCCAGTTATGAATATTATAAGAACGCTATCCCGACCATGCCGCCGTTGCGAGCTATGGCGGAAACTCTGCTTTGCGATCCTCGCATACGCACCGTCGATGCAGCAGAAGCCTATCGTCTCGCGCAGAATCAATCCGATGTCATGATGACGGATATGCCCATCTACCCACCGGCTGCTAAACGTCTCGGTCTTCCTGAGGGTGCTCGTGTCCCCAATAATTGTCATGGTCGGGTTGTCGGCAGAACAGCCAAGGCTATACGGTATTACAATAGGCTGTCCGGGGCCGAACAGCGCAAAGTTCTCGGTGACGTGCGTGAAGCGGTTTTCGAGATGCGACCTCGTCCACTCATCAAAGCAGAAGCTATCATCGGGCTTGATCGAGACCTCATGATCAAAGCAAGCTTCATCACCACCGAAGACGATGCCGTCAACGTTTTCAACTGGCTCGTCAATTTCACACCATATCAAGAGTTGGCCCAAATCTACGAATCCAGCCCCAAGCTCCCCATCCAGGATATCATCGTCGTGGCGGACAATGCCTGGGATTTGGACGATGAATACTATCACAAGCAGGGGCAACGTATGCTTGCTCTTGTCGACGAGCAGGCCAATGTTATCTTCAACTTCGGCATGCGGTATTTCGGAGAACGAAAGAAGGGGACGCTGACCTTGGCCTGGACTTCCGGTATGCGTCTGAATATGGCCGCATGTCATGGTGGCATCAAAGAACTCGACTTCAGCTCCTGTTCTGACCCCGCAGCCCAAAAAGCTGGAAAGCGTTCCATCGCATTCTTCGGTCTTTCGGGAACCGGAAAATCTTCACACACAAATGCAAGCGACAATGCCGGCACATTGCCCGAAGGGTTCAACAAAGTTGTCCTTCATGACGATGCATTTCAAATTGACTGTAAAAACAAGGTGTGCCGTGTATGGGAACCCACGCTGTTTGATAAAACCGATTCCCGCTCGCTGGATCATCCGGACTGGCCGTATGTCATTTCCGTCATGAACCACGCCATCCTCGAAGTCGAAGGGAAAAAGCTCCCCCTTGGTCACGACTTGCGTAATCCCAATGGACGCGCTCTACTTGATCGGGATCTTCTTGGGACGTCAGTGAATCGATGCGATTTTCCTCACATCATGGTTTGGCTTATGAAGGACACCTGTCTGCCGCCTATCCTCAAATTCTCTAAACGATCTCTTGCCGTGGCCATGGGGGCTTCCCTTATGACCAAACGCAACATGGCCGAAAACGTTTCCGAAGAGGAATTACAACAACTCGTCTTTGTTCCGTATGCCAACCCATTTCGCGTCTATGAGCTTTGGAAAGACGTTGAGGCTTTTCTGAATGTTTTCGAACATGGGGCCACAGGATACTGCTTTAATTCCGTCGGATTCTGGAAATCTTCTGATACCGAGCTGACATCAATTCCCCTTCAGACATCACTGACATTACAAACGGCGATCTTGCTCGATCAGCTTGAGTGGGAGGACTGGGATATCATTCAGGGTGCACAGTTGCCGACGAAAGAATCCATTGAAGCAATTCTTCCTGGATATTACGATCGCTATAATCCAGCCGATGTGCAGAATAAAGCAACCTACATTGCCACACTCAACGACCGATTCAAGCAGCGTCGGACATTCCTTCAAAATTCCGATCTTCACGAAAAACCAACCCTGCTGGCGAAACTCATTCACACTCTCAAACTGAAAGATAACCTCTAA
- a CDS encoding PAS domain-containing sensor histidine kinase, which produces MITLKIKKIVGLYALFGALWILFSDKLAALFFPTTEMLVFVSTLKGWFFILTTSAMLWILLSRYEQKRDRQDAILRESEKTFRALFEGSSGPISLIQDGRFVECNKATLREFRVQSKEQFMNSNPGDFAPEYQPDGRLSFEAAAEYNATAYREGVCRFEWQCKRYDGTTFFAEVTLVPIWLKGDQLLHASAHDITLRKQAEEAMRRSKEELEREVEKRTVELQRLNTRLQALDKRKSEFLSSASHELRTPLTSVLGFASIVVKRFRRYFLPLVEGDPVLRQRAETLLENVLLIESEGKRLTRLVNDLLDLTKIESGRNDWKFQDVNVVEEMRAAILTVFEEGDDRSRVKFSAMYPHELVIQADSDRIRQVFLNLLSNARKFSGPGEICVSVVRQENMAEVRVQDSGTGIKHDELERVFEPFYQSQTRSSDMVRSQSTGLGLAICRQIIEHYGGAIWVESEFGHGATFIVSLPLEVA; this is translated from the coding sequence ATGATTACTCTTAAAATCAAAAAAATTGTAGGATTATATGCGCTGTTCGGTGCACTATGGATTCTTTTCTCCGATAAGTTGGCGGCACTCTTTTTTCCAACAACTGAAATGTTGGTATTTGTCAGTACTCTCAAAGGCTGGTTTTTCATTCTAACAACATCAGCGATGTTATGGATATTACTGTCTCGTTATGAGCAGAAGCGTGACCGGCAGGATGCAATTCTGCGGGAAAGCGAGAAGACATTTCGAGCATTGTTTGAAGGATCTTCCGGGCCAATATCACTTATTCAAGATGGAAGATTTGTCGAATGTAATAAAGCAACGCTCAGGGAATTTAGGGTTCAAAGTAAAGAGCAGTTTATGAATTCCAATCCTGGCGATTTTGCTCCGGAATATCAACCTGATGGGCGGCTTTCTTTTGAGGCGGCAGCCGAATACAATGCGACAGCTTATAGAGAAGGTGTCTGCCGCTTTGAATGGCAGTGCAAGCGGTATGATGGCACGACATTTTTTGCAGAAGTGACCTTGGTACCGATATGGCTCAAGGGGGATCAACTCCTCCACGCCTCTGCGCATGATATTACTTTGCGCAAGCAGGCGGAAGAAGCTATGCGCCGATCCAAGGAAGAATTGGAACGGGAAGTGGAAAAACGTACTGTCGAGCTTCAACGACTGAACACTCGGCTTCAAGCTCTCGATAAGCGGAAAAGTGAATTCTTATCCTCGGCGTCACATGAGCTTCGTACGCCACTCACATCGGTGTTGGGGTTTGCAAGTATTGTGGTCAAACGATTCCGTAGATATTTTCTTCCACTTGTTGAAGGTGATCCAGTCTTACGTCAACGCGCTGAAACATTGCTTGAGAACGTTCTGCTTATTGAGAGTGAAGGCAAACGCCTGACAAGATTGGTTAATGATTTATTAGATTTAACCAAGATCGAATCAGGAAGGAATGACTGGAAGTTTCAAGATGTCAATGTCGTAGAGGAAATGCGCGCAGCAATTCTGACGGTGTTTGAGGAAGGAGATGATCGGTCTCGGGTAAAATTCTCCGCCATGTATCCGCACGAACTGGTTATTCAGGCTGATTCAGACCGTATTCGTCAAGTATTTCTCAATCTTCTTTCCAATGCACGAAAATTTTCAGGGCCTGGGGAGATTTGTGTGTCGGTCGTACGTCAGGAAAATATGGCGGAAGTTCGGGTTCAGGATAGTGGGACAGGCATTAAGCATGATGAACTTGAGCGTGTATTTGAACCATTTTATCAGAGCCAAACGCGTTCCTCGGATATGGTTCGGTCGCAAAGTACTGGACTGGGGTTAGCGATTTGCCGCCAGATAATAGAGCATTATGGTGGGGCTATCTGGGTTGAGTCAGAATTCGGTCATGGGGCGACGTTTATTGTTTCTCTTCCACTCGAAGTGGCATAA
- a CDS encoding HD domain-containing phosphohydrolase codes for MNKSILFVDDDPLILSSFRRSLSDEYTIETADGPEAALAILRKKRFAVVVSDLKMPGMDGITFLEKVYRLSKETTRIILTGFADLEVAINAVNRGHIFRFLVKPCQDQDLRNALNSGLEQHRLIVSERVLLERTLKGAIEVLTETLSLVNPEAFGRSMRIRRFVHVIASQMFTSGLWQYEIAAMLSQIGCVLLPGQAIEKIALGQVLSPSERQLYDMVPEIGRGLVRHIPRLGTIGRMIAYQRKNFDGSGIPIDDVAGEDIPLGARILRVAIDFEEEMSKRHDNWGTSFLALEDTDNKYDPQVLYFLECALGVEARFTKEQLPVGELRPGMILNHDIMSNSGVLLARKSLEVSKIMLARLSNFKKQGGLIEPIEVLIPIPVIPTAQQAGDEDD; via the coding sequence ATGAACAAATCCATCCTTTTTGTAGACGATGACCCACTTATTTTGTCCTCATTTCGGCGGAGTTTGTCCGATGAATATACCATTGAAACCGCCGATGGTCCTGAAGCGGCCTTGGCAATTCTCCGCAAAAAACGATTTGCCGTTGTGGTCTCGGATCTCAAAATGCCTGGTATGGATGGCATTACGTTCCTCGAAAAAGTTTATCGTTTGAGCAAAGAGACAACACGTATCATCCTCACCGGGTTCGCCGATCTCGAAGTAGCCATCAATGCCGTCAACAGAGGGCATATCTTTCGTTTTCTCGTGAAGCCCTGTCAGGACCAAGATCTCCGAAACGCTCTCAATTCTGGGTTGGAACAGCATCGTCTTATCGTCTCGGAACGCGTTCTTCTTGAACGTACACTCAAAGGCGCTATCGAAGTCCTTACGGAAACCCTGTCTTTGGTGAATCCCGAAGCCTTCGGTCGCTCAATGAGAATCCGTCGTTTCGTCCATGTTATTGCCAGCCAAATGTTTACAAGCGGTCTCTGGCAATATGAAATTGCGGCAATGCTCTCGCAAATCGGCTGCGTCCTTCTTCCTGGTCAAGCCATTGAAAAGATTGCTCTGGGGCAAGTATTGAGCCCATCTGAACGACAACTCTATGATATGGTTCCTGAGATCGGCCGTGGTCTCGTACGCCATATCCCCCGGTTAGGCACGATCGGACGCATGATTGCATACCAACGTAAAAATTTCGATGGAAGCGGTATCCCCATTGATGATGTCGCGGGTGAAGATATTCCACTTGGGGCACGCATTCTGCGGGTTGCCATTGACTTTGAAGAAGAGATGAGCAAACGGCATGACAACTGGGGGACATCCTTTCTTGCTTTGGAAGATACAGACAATAAATACGATCCCCAAGTTCTCTACTTCCTGGAATGCGCTTTGGGCGTAGAAGCCAGATTCACCAAAGAACAATTACCTGTTGGAGAACTACGGCCAGGCATGATTCTCAATCATGACATTATGTCGAATTCCGGTGTTCTTCTGGCCCGTAAAAGCCTTGAGGTCAGCAAGATCATGCTCGCACGGCTGAGCAACTTCAAAAAACAAGGTGGTCTGATCGAACCTATTGAAGTCCTCATTCCTATTCCAGTCATTCCCACAGCACAGCAAGCCGGGGACGAAGACGACTGA
- a CDS encoding response regulator, translating into MDEQVTILIVDDDETNLFLLAAMARRVPGVHVLMAQSGLEALSILKEHDCALVLLDVMMPGMDGFETAEHIRTGERNQDVPLIFVTAVNTSERHVFKGYETGAVDYLFKPVVTETLCAKIRIFVELYQKRLALTRALEASRQQTTYTDALLEAARMVLHSVDFPTAARKIFDLCRNLIGATSGFVGLMSASGEENEILFFENGEQQCDVDPTLPFPIRGLRAHAYTQLRATYENNYEQSQWASELPAGHIALNNVLFAPLLFNNMPVGIIGLANKPDDFTDKDAGLTTAFGDFIAMSLRNSELLESLRTSKRDLSRAEAAAHLGSFVVDPSTQQTLWSDGLFSLFGLEAGDVDMSVNGLINLIDDPYKDSVRRLFEIAREKGVGGQAEFSIQFDSDQLRHFVLIIDVESTSSGSRIIVTCQDITERKSMERSLVASQKLDAVGHLAGGVAHEINTPIQYVFNNINFLQRSFTQLVDYINQPQNMAQDDKPRALQQAMTEIPSALNDIRDGMTRVSTIVTALQQLTPKKRDVRRPVDINDLIRNIITLSEGTWREHTQVELELEENIPEVICSSPEISQAILNIFINAVQAVSGMHDVQSGCIRVCTRKNRERVEIHVMDNGPGIPPEAADFIFNPFFTTKDVGVGVGQGLSLAYNIIQSHNGTIDFTTDLHTGTNFIISLPLIEGQEQNEQDVAHKKEND; encoded by the coding sequence ATGGATGAGCAAGTAACGATCCTCATTGTGGACGATGATGAAACGAATCTCTTCCTTCTCGCTGCCATGGCTCGTCGTGTTCCCGGCGTCCACGTGCTTATGGCTCAATCCGGCTTGGAGGCATTGTCTATCCTGAAAGAACATGATTGTGCGTTGGTTTTGCTTGATGTCATGATGCCGGGAATGGACGGATTTGAGACAGCAGAACATATCCGAACGGGAGAGCGCAACCAAGATGTTCCTCTTATTTTTGTTACTGCCGTCAATACATCTGAGCGCCATGTATTTAAAGGATATGAGACTGGGGCAGTTGATTACCTGTTCAAACCCGTCGTGACAGAAACACTCTGTGCTAAAATCCGCATTTTTGTTGAACTTTACCAAAAGCGTCTCGCTCTTACCCGCGCCCTTGAAGCCTCGCGGCAACAAACGACCTATACAGACGCATTGCTTGAAGCTGCCCGAATGGTTTTGCATTCAGTGGATTTTCCCACCGCGGCACGTAAAATTTTTGATTTGTGTCGCAATCTCATTGGCGCAACGTCCGGTTTCGTTGGACTGATGTCTGCTTCGGGCGAAGAAAACGAAATTCTATTTTTCGAAAACGGTGAACAGCAATGTGATGTCGACCCAACGTTGCCATTTCCCATCCGCGGCCTCCGTGCACATGCCTATACCCAATTGCGCGCCACATATGAAAATAATTATGAACAGAGCCAGTGGGCATCAGAATTACCTGCAGGGCATATTGCCCTCAACAATGTTCTGTTCGCTCCGCTCCTCTTTAACAATATGCCTGTTGGCATCATCGGGTTAGCCAACAAACCCGATGATTTTACTGACAAAGACGCGGGCTTAACAACGGCTTTTGGCGATTTTATCGCGATGTCTCTCCGCAATTCAGAGTTACTTGAGTCGCTCCGTACGAGTAAGAGAGATCTTTCTCGCGCTGAAGCCGCAGCGCATCTCGGCAGTTTTGTTGTGGACCCGAGTACGCAGCAAACCCTATGGAGTGATGGACTGTTTTCGCTTTTCGGCCTTGAAGCCGGCGATGTTGACATGAGTGTCAACGGCTTAATCAACTTGATCGACGATCCGTATAAAGATTCAGTACGCCGACTTTTTGAAATAGCACGAGAAAAAGGAGTCGGTGGGCAAGCGGAATTTTCCATACAGTTCGATTCCGATCAGCTCCGCCATTTTGTGCTGATAATAGATGTCGAAAGCACTTCCTCCGGATCACGCATCATCGTCACCTGTCAGGATATCACCGAACGAAAATCCATGGAGCGCAGCCTGGTTGCCTCGCAAAAACTTGATGCTGTCGGCCACCTGGCAGGAGGCGTGGCCCACGAAATCAACACGCCTATTCAGTATGTTTTCAACAATATCAACTTTCTCCAACGCTCGTTCACGCAACTTGTCGACTATATCAATCAACCACAAAATATGGCACAAGATGACAAACCACGCGCTTTGCAACAAGCAATGACAGAAATCCCTTCCGCTTTGAACGATATTCGTGACGGCATGACCCGTGTATCAACCATTGTTACGGCCTTACAGCAATTGACCCCAAAAAAACGCGACGTGCGACGACCAGTCGATATCAACGACCTCATTCGCAATATCATCACGTTGTCAGAAGGGACATGGCGAGAACACACACAGGTGGAATTAGAATTGGAAGAGAATATCCCTGAAGTCATCTGTTCATCACCTGAAATAAGCCAAGCCATTCTCAACATTTTCATCAACGCGGTCCAGGCTGTATCCGGCATGCATGACGTCCAATCAGGCTGTATCCGTGTTTGCACTCGAAAAAACCGTGAACGCGTGGAAATACATGTCATGGACAATGGGCCCGGTATTCCTCCTGAGGCAGCAGATTTTATATTCAATCCATTCTTTACAACGAAAGATGTTGGAGTCGGCGTCGGCCAGGGATTATCACTGGCATATAATATAATTCAAAGTCATAATGGCACGATTGACTTTACCACTGATCTTCATACTGGGACGAATTTCATCATCTCTCTTCCTCTTATAGAGGGACAGGAGCAAAACGAGCAAGACGTCGCTCACAAAAAAGAGAATGATTGA
- a CDS encoding DMT family transporter has product MSESAVPSRITNAPRTESRQIALAYCYVFLAAIMWGLIGPLSKYAFSQGMGTVDVGFWRTTLAFVMYAVHACVIKEVRIYKADIPIIFAFGICGIAGLFGFYVVAVREGGAALASVLLYTAPAWVALLSYCVLKERMTVLKIAAVATTIVGVALVSFGPNLFGHASLTFTTAAIVFGLLSGFSYALYYIFGKKFLSRYKTPTLLAYAMPVGALALAPFCSFSIPNPESFIACIGIAFVSTYGAYSVYYAGLKHLEATRASVVATMEPVVASVVAYFWFGEHFDYTGYVGAGLILGSVLLTVWDGVRDGNGGKRKSATEGKDENSNR; this is encoded by the coding sequence ATGAGCGAAAGTGCTGTTCCAAGTCGTATCACAAACGCCCCTCGGACTGAGAGCCGTCAAATCGCCCTCGCGTATTGTTATGTCTTCTTGGCTGCAATTATGTGGGGGCTAATAGGACCGTTATCCAAGTATGCCTTTTCACAAGGCATGGGAACAGTGGACGTCGGATTTTGGCGTACGACACTCGCTTTCGTCATGTATGCCGTTCACGCCTGTGTCATCAAGGAAGTTCGTATTTATAAGGCGGATATTCCCATCATATTTGCTTTTGGCATTTGCGGGATCGCCGGTTTGTTCGGATTTTATGTCGTGGCAGTGCGTGAAGGTGGTGCAGCTCTGGCTTCAGTCTTATTGTATACAGCTCCGGCCTGGGTCGCGTTGTTGTCGTATTGCGTTCTGAAAGAGCGCATGACGGTTTTGAAAATAGCTGCAGTTGCGACAACGATTGTCGGAGTCGCGTTGGTCAGTTTTGGACCGAACCTCTTTGGACATGCGTCGTTGACGTTTACGACAGCCGCCATTGTTTTCGGTTTATTGTCGGGATTTTCGTATGCGTTATATTATATTTTTGGGAAAAAATTTCTTAGCCGTTACAAAACTCCGACACTTCTTGCGTATGCCATGCCTGTTGGAGCTCTTGCTTTAGCGCCGTTTTGTTCGTTTTCCATTCCCAATCCCGAATCTTTCATCGCCTGCATCGGTATTGCATTTGTGTCTACCTATGGAGCGTATTCGGTCTATTACGCCGGCTTGAAGCATCTTGAAGCCACCAGAGCATCAGTCGTTGCAACGATGGAACCAGTTGTTGCCTCCGTCGTCGCGTACTTTTGGTTCGGGGAACATTTTGATTATACGGGATATGTTGGAGCCGGTCTTATATTAGGGAGTGTGTTACTCACCGTATGGGATGGTGTGCGCGATGGAAATGGTGGGAAGAGAAAATCGGCAACCGAAGGAAAAGACGAAAATAGCAATCGTTGA
- the crcB gene encoding fluoride efflux transporter CrcB, translating to MIQKIVLIGLAGSLGALSRYGIGSVVHSFMGRNFPWGTAAANTMGCFLFGLVWSLAEDRYMIRPETRIIILTGFMGAFTTFSTFIFETNQLLRDQELLRAGLNFFGQSFAGFAALLLGLAAGRII from the coding sequence GTGATACAAAAGATAGTGCTTATTGGTCTGGCTGGCAGCCTTGGTGCGTTGTCTCGATATGGAATCGGTTCTGTGGTCCATTCCTTCATGGGGCGGAATTTCCCATGGGGAACGGCCGCAGCGAATACGATGGGATGCTTTCTGTTTGGTCTCGTCTGGTCGTTGGCCGAAGATCGCTATATGATTCGACCAGAAACGCGAATCATTATTTTGACGGGCTTCATGGGAGCTTTTACCACATTTTCCACCTTTATTTTCGAAACGAATCAATTGCTTCGAGATCAGGAACTTCTTCGTGCTGGCCTGAATTTTTTCGGACAATCATTCGCCGGTTTTGCCGCATTGCTTTTGGGACTTGCTGCGGGCCGTATCATTTAA
- a CDS encoding VOC family protein: MELDHIAVNASDPLRLVAFYVDVLGLTPMRVTEYERGDVPFPSVRIGRSSILDFFPFDEHSSEGIAPGERLNHFCFAIESTMWTGMLKRLKAYGVEIITGPAKRFGARGMGESVYFHDPEGNVVELRHYPQEGAGT; the protein is encoded by the coding sequence ATGGAACTTGACCATATCGCCGTGAATGCGTCCGACCCCCTTCGACTCGTCGCATTTTATGTCGATGTTCTCGGCCTCACCCCGATGCGTGTGACGGAATATGAGCGCGGCGATGTGCCATTCCCGTCTGTACGGATTGGACGCTCTTCGATTCTTGATTTTTTCCCATTCGATGAACACAGCTCCGAAGGCATAGCGCCTGGCGAGCGTCTTAATCATTTTTGTTTCGCCATTGAATCGACCATGTGGACCGGGATGCTGAAACGACTCAAGGCATACGGTGTCGAGATCATCACAGGGCCGGCGAAACGATTTGGTGCACGCGGAATGGGAGAGTCTGTATATTTTCATGATCCTGAAGGAAATGTGGTGGAGCTGCGCCACTATCCGCAGGAAGGAGCTGGTACATGA